The stretch of DNA AACCTAAAGTAGGATCTTGTGACACTTGTGATTTTTCTGGAAGAAAAACGCTAAACTGGAGAAGATCAGGTTGGCCTAGAGGAGCTAATACACTATCAAACATTTCTGTTGGAGGAGGAGTTTTAACTGTTAAAGCTACTTTTTCTGATCCTGCTAACGTAGAGTATAATGCTTCTTCTTTTCCTAGAAGAAGAGGAAGAACAATGTATTTGGCTAGACGAGACGATAATGATAACGCATCGTATACATCAACATTAGAGTTCTCTAAAGCAGCTAAAGTAAAATTTAGAATTCATGATATAGATAAAGAAGGTAATGCTGTTGATGACGTAACGGTTATTGGATATTGTGGAACAGAGGCTGTAGCACCAAAATTATATCATGTAAGAAATGGCAGTTCCTATACCATCAGCGGTAATACAGCCGGAAATGGTCCAAGAAATCGATATTATTATAATAGAAAATCTAATATGGATGTAGAATTTGATGCCCCTGTTGAGAAAATAGAAATCATATGGAAAGTAACTCATTTAAATAAACAAGTTGGATTTCAACGATTGGGTATTGGTTCTTTAACCTTTTCATGCCCCGAATTAATTCCTATAACCCCAGATAATATTATTGTAATAAAAAGTGTTGAAGACGATAATCCCCTCCTTTGTAACGAAGTATTGTACAATTTTGAAATTGTTAATAGTAATTGTGCAGATAAAACGGTTAATATTTCAGATGTATTGCCTTCAGGTATGTTATGGGTAAAAGAAGGATTAACTGAGGCAAAATTATCAGGTGCAATAATTAATGACTATGCCAATACGGATACTCTCTCTATTAATGATATTGTTATTCCAGGAGGTAGTACATTATCTTTTTCAGCACTAGCCTATTTTGATTCATCAGCAACAGCGGGGACATATAATAATCAGGCCACTATGACTGTTAAAAATGGTGTAGCAGGCCCCTATTTAAGTTATGATGCGAATAATTTAAAAACACCAAGTGTAACATCATTAACGGCAAATAGCGGTTCTAAACCTTACATTCCAGAGGCTACGATGAGTATTAATTCAACCGAGTGTTACCCAGATAAGAGCAATACAACACGAACTGTAAGTATTGAATTTAATAACACTTCTGGATCAGATGTTGATGGCATTAACTTCTCTACAATTCTTCCTGAAAATGCTATTATTGTAGATGGAACTTTATCAAGTTTATTATCAGGATCACTAGTCACAGCTTATGGTAATACAGAGATATTGGATATAGAAAATATGACTATTCCTAATGGTAAGACGACTATTACATTTCAACTGAATACAAATGCGTCAGAACAAGATCTTATATTTTTTGGAGAGGTTTCATTATATCAAGATGATGTCGATTGTGGTGATGAAGTATCCTATGCAACCAATGCTATTATGGTACCTGTATGTAAGGCTTGTTATAATAATGGAACAAACACAGGAACATCTCTAAACTCTACAGTAGGAATCACAACTTTAAATCGCACAACAAATTCTAAAGAATGGGTTCATAACAAGAAAAATGGATTAATTGTCTTAGAATCTAAAACAAAAGGATTTGTATTGACTCGTATTTCAGATCCTGAAACCTCTATTTCAGATCCTAAAGAAGGAATGGTCGTTTTTGATACAGACGACAAATGTCTTAAACTTTATAATGGAACAAAGTGGATTTGTTCAATACAAACATGTAACACAAAAAATTAATACGATGAAAAATATACTAATTACATTACATATACTTTTTATAGGATTTATTCAAGGACAAATTGCTATAGGGAAGACGGATCTAAGTAGTAAATCATCTATACTAGAATTTAATGATGATAAAGGAGGTATTATACTACCTTATGTAACAAGTGAAACAGCAGTCTCTACACCATCAGAAGGAACTTTTATTTTTGATTCAACAGATAAGAAAGTTAAACTTTATGATGGAACTACATGGATTGATCTGTCCATTAATCAAGGAACAGTTGATACCACTTCACAAAATAGTTTATCAGAAAATGATGGAGGAGTGATACTAGGAGCGGCCAAATCATCAGCTAAAGGGGTATTAGTTTTAGAATCAAGTGATAAAGCAATGATTTTACCTAAGGTTGCAGATCCTCATTTAAATGTTATATCACCAGAACCTGGTACAATGGTGTACGACACGACAAGTAAAACGATTAGTTTTTATAATGGAACACAGTGGTCATACTGGGGAGAACCTTTATAATTAGTCAAAAATTTTAATCTATAGAACAAATTTGTTATATATCAAAAAGCATAAGTCATTCTTTATTTTGAATGATTTATGCTTCCTTTATTAATATTATTCAAAATCTTCAAATAAAAAATCTTCATTTAGGTAATCATCCAAGTCACGACGATCTTTTTTTGTAGGACGTCCTTCACCTTTTTCCCGGTAATAGTTTTGTGATAAATTACGTAATTCACGTTTGTTTAATTCTTCAATAGGTGTTAAATCGTTGATATGTAGTGGTACTAATTTTGCACCAATACGACTACGAGGAATTTGCAGAATTTCACATTCATAATTAATCTGATCTTTCGTTATACGTAATCGATCACCAGGCATTACTTCTTTTGAAGGTTTAACAACTTGTCCATTTACCTGCACACGATTCTTATTAACAATACTAGTTGCTAATGATCGAGTCTTAAAATAACGCATACACCAAAGAAATTTATCTACTCTCATAAGATTTTGCTAAAAAAAACGTTCTTTTTTAAAATTGTAGTATCTTGCAAATTCATAACAAAAATAAGAAGTTTATGTTTAAGAAAATAGTTTCTTGTATTATTTTAATTCAATTTATAGTTTCTTGTAATAACGATGATAATAGTGGCGGTGTTACGTATTTAAGCCCAGAAGAACAAAAGGTTGTAGATACCAGTGGAATAGAATTATTATTACAAGATTATTATCTGAATAGTACTGGAGATATAACAGCTTTTACTTCGTGTGATACAGATGGAGATGGAGATTGTGATTCAGATGACGATTGCGATACAGATAATGATGGAGACTGTGATGTAGATGATAATTGTGATATTAATGGAGATGGTGTTTGCGATAGCAATGACATTGTTGAAACCACAGAGACCCCTTTAAAAGATTTGGTACAACCACTTTCTAATGGTGCCTATTATTATATTATAGAAGGGAAACAAGGAAGTGGAACAAATCCAGATACCAATGATAGTATCTTATTAAACTATGGAGTAACTTATTTTCAAGCATATAACAGTGATAATGAAGTGAAATTAAACCAAATTGGAAGACTTGGAACCATTTATTCAGGCATTGAAGCTGTTGAACGCCCAAGTTTTTATTATTATGATTTTGATACCTATACAGAAGCTACTTATGGAGATCAATGGGACTTTTTTAATGCAGATGAAAGACAAAATATATTGAATTTTTACAATGATAATGACATATACGAGCGAAATGTGGTAACAGAGTTTGTTGAAGGAATTCAAAAATTTAAAGACCGTCAAGAAACTATTAACTCATCTCTAGACGTTCAAGGAGTTATTATTGCTCCTTCACCTAATTCAAAAGGATTAGAATCGTACCTATCCTTAGGTGGAATTAGTAAAGATTACATTCTAGTATTTAATGTTGATTTATTATCTATTACTAAAGTTGAGAATCCATGATCAGAAAAGTATTTTCAATAGCTTTCTTAGTTGGCATATTCATCTCTTGTGATGAAAATACTATTCTAGAATCTACAGGAACCGCTCAATTTTCAACAACAGGGTTACCTATACTTCCAACAGATTACACATATCAAACATGGTTACTTGTAAGTGGAAGTTATGTTTCCACAGGTACTTTTAATGTGGATAGTACAGGAGTATCAACTGTAACTGATTTTAGCAACATCAACAATAATGATTTATCAAATGCCACGGGAGTTGCTATAACAGTTGAATTTACAGGTACGGGTAGTAAATCTTCCCCTAGTGATTTGATTGTCTTAGCAGGTGACTTTTCAGATAACGTAGCTAATTTAGTGACAACAGATTCACGTACTATTTATGCATCTGACTTGAAAGCAGATTATTTGGTGGAAGCTCCAACAGCTCTAGAAAGTGAAAAAACCAGTTCTGGACAAAATGGAATTTGGTTTACAACAGATACCAATCAAACAGTAGATACTCCAGGGCTAATATTACCTTACAATCAAAATGATGCTAATAAAACTACTTCAAATTTACTTTATCAAGGATGGCTATATGGTACAAGTACAGTACAAGGAGATTCCGACATACCTTTAAATATGGGAACTTTTACAGTAGCTAATAGCGCCGACAACTCAAATAGTTATGCAGGTACTAATAGTTCATTTACTCCTGTATTACCCGGTAATGATTTTATAAATGTAACAGGTGTCAACGTTAATAGCCCAATTGAAGTAGTAGGTAGAAGAGTAATTATTACAGCTAAACCAAACGAAGATACAACTGCCGACAGCACCCCCTTTGCTTTTATTTTATTTGATAAAACAATTGATGTGGTAGATGGAACTTTGGATGTATATGAAAATAATTATACCGCTACTTTTACAAGAAATTAATATTGTTTCAACAAATATATTAGAACCCTTAAAAGTTTATTCTTTTAAGGGTTTTTCTTTTAAAATGAAGTATTTTAAAGTATTGAAGGTTAAAATGCTTATCTTTTGTATTAAATACAGTAGTAAAAAATATGAAAATGAAGAGAAATTAGAAAAATGAATTATTTCTTGAATGAAAGACTTTACGTTTGTACTTGTAAAATAAAATCCAATGTATCGAAAAGTAGAAGAATCTCAAACGTTATTAATAAACCACCAATCAAAATTGATGGAAGAGAACAATCAAACTGTATATAAGTTTGGTTTTGGGCAATCCCCTTTTTTACCACCCGATTATGTAATAAATGAATTAAAAAAACAAGCCCATAGAAAAGAATATACCTCCGTACAAGGTTTACTTTCTTTAAGAGAAGCTATTAGTGATTTTCACAGAAAAGCTAATAAAATTGAATCGAAAGCAGATAATATTTTTATCGCTCCGGGTTCTAAAATCCTATTATACTCTATTTTGGCTTGTTTTGAAAAAGCAGATATCATATTGCCCCAACCTTCGTGGGTTTCATATGAACCACAAACAAAGTTGCTAAACCATAATCCTATACGTTTAAAATCTTCGTTTAAAAATAGATGGAGAGTAACGCCTGAAATAATTCGAGAAGCTTTTAAAACAAAGAAATATAAGGAAACCATCATGATTTTGAATTATCCAGGCAATCCTGATGGTTTATCTTATACAAAAGAAGAAATTAAAGAAATAGCATCTGTAGCTAAAGAATTGGATATTGTAATTATAGCGGATGAAATTTATGGACTTTTGACCTGTGACAATCATGATTCTTTTGCTAATTACTATCCCGAAAAAACCATTACAACGACAGGTTTGTCCAAATGGTGTGGTGCTGGAGGCTGGCGTTTGGGAGTTGCAATCTTGTCAGAAGGAATGGCTACCGAAACTTTTAAAAAGACTTTGGTTGGAGTAGGCTCAGAAACGTATTCTTGTGCTCCAACACCAATACAGTTAGCGGCTATTAAAGCATATGAAGATTATCATAAAATTGAACCCTACATCTTAGAACAACGTGCTATTTTAAAACAAGTAGGAACCTATTGTTTTCAAGAGTTAAAAGAATCAAGAATTCAACTTTATAAACCAGAAGGTGGTTTTTATTTATTTCCCGATTTTTCAAATTTTAAAGAAAAGCTAAGTCAAAGAGGTATTCATACTTCAAACGATCTATGTGAAACCTTACTTAAAGAAGCTCAAGTAGCACTGTTACCAGGAAGTGCTTTTGGTGTTTCAGAAGAAGAATTGGTTGCAAGATTAGCTTATGTTGACCTCGAAGATCCATTGAAAATAAATGAATCTTTTGTTTTAGAAAAACATGCACCTAGAATTATAGAAGGAATTCAAAGAATAAAAAAATGGCTATTGGAATTGTAAATTTAAAAAGGGTTTACTTTTTTAAGTAAACCCTTGTAAATAGCCAAAAACAATTATAATTTAAGGTCTAAAATGAACTTCTTCTAAGCGAATGTAAACGGTAGTTTCTGTTTCTCTTGCAATTCCACTTGAATCATCATATTGATTAATTTTACCTGACAGTATAATTTCGCCATTTAAACCTACTTTATTTTTAAATTTCGTATAGTTACTAACTGTTATAGTTAATTTTGCTTCATCAATAGGGCGTCCAGGAGTAGTATTGGTTACAGAAATTCCATAATCATTTAGATTATGAGAAGTATCTCGCAATGTTAATTTGTATTTGTCTATTTTTCCAGTGAATCGATAGGAACTATAAACATATTTAGTTGGATCAGTAACAGACGCTAGTTTAGTATGGTATCTTGCCGCAATAGCAAACTCTGCTTTTCCACCCCAAAATGAAAGTAAAGAAGTTTTAGTGTTAGATACCGGATATTGAGCTTTCTCTTCATCACTCATTAATGATCGCATTGGAGTGTTATAGTTGAAATTTTTAGCATTACCAACATAAAGACCTCTTATTGATTTAGACTTTACAGGAAGTGAAACAGAACAAGTTTTCCCTTCTATATTAATGTTGAAAATAGCATTGCCAGCAGCATTTGGCGTTCCTGAAATAGTAAAAGTAAGATTCCCATTTCCTGAAGAAAAAGTACCTGCTTTTAAAGAAGCAGTTAAACCTGTCACGCTAGTTGAATTAACAGTTTGAGCTTTATAAGTTTTTCCATTTCCACCAGTATAAGGGATGGTAAAAGATGATGTATCATCTTTCACTCCTTCTGTTAAATCTACTATGTTGATTATTTTTGAACAATTAAGTGAAATGGAACTGGTTACAGGAATACTTACCGAACAGCTTTTTCCTCCTATGTTAATCTTAAAATTAGCATTTCCTGATCCACTTGGCGTTCCTGAAATAGTAAAAGTAAGATTTCCATTTCCCGAATTTACATTTCCTGCCGTTAGAGATGCAGTTAAACCTGTTACTTCTGTTGAACTGATCGTTTGAGCATTGTAAGTACCTCCATTTCCACCAACATAAGGAACTTTGAAAGAAACTCCTGAAGAAGAAGTCCCTTCTGTTAGGCTTCCTGTTAATGTTCTACTAGAGCAATTTAAATTAGTTACACTAGCTGTTAACTGATTAACAGGAATCGTTACAGTACAATTCTTTCCTCCTACACTAATAGCAAAACTTGCATTTCCTGAAGCACTAGGTGTTCCTGAAATAGTAAAAGTAAGACTTCCATTACCTGATTTTATATTTCCTGCAGTTAAAGAAGCAGTTAAACCTGTTACACCTGTTGATTTGATCGTTTGAGCATTATAAGCACCTCCATTACCACCGGTATAAGGGATATTAAAAGAAACACTAGAAGCTGTAGTACTTTCAGTAAGTGTTCCTGTTGTAGTTCTACCAGAACAGTTTAAAGTAGTGACAGAAGCGGCCGTTGGACCAGAAACAGGAACATTAATTAGACAGGTCTCTCCACCAATTTCAATTTCAAAAAAAGCATTTCCCGCTTTATCAGGAGTTCCTCCAATTTCAACTGAAAAAGTACCATTTTTATTTAAAGTACCTGTTGCGTGATATAAAAATAAAGTACCTTTAGAAGTTGAAGCTGCTAAAGGAGTATACGATTTAACAGGATAAGTAATAGAGGTGGCATTAGAATAAGGTATTCGAACAAATCCGCTAATTTGTTCATTTGCTTTTACATTGTTTGGAACTGTGATATTTGAACAATCAAGAGCAAATGTAGGAGCTACGGATACAGGAATACTTACTGTACAGCTTTTCCCTCCTACGGTGATATTAAAATTAGCACTTCCTGAGGTACTAGGTGTTCCTGAAATAGTAAAAGTAAGGTTCCCATTACCTGAATTAAAATTGCCAGACGCTAAAGAAGCTGTTAAACCTGTTACTCCTGTTGAACTAATTGTTTGAGCACTATAACTACTTCCATTTCCTCCTGTATATGGAACTTTGAAAGAAACTCCCGAAGCAGCTGTGCTTTCTGTTAAGTTTCCTGTGATTGTTTTACTAGCACAATCTAAAGTACTTATGATAGGAGGAATTACTGAAATACAATTCCAAGTAGTACCGTCATATACTTTTAAACATTTTTCTGTTAAATCATAAAAAATAGACCCTGCGACTACTTTTTTACCTGATTTTGGATTAACTACATGATCTTCAGCATTAGTACCTGACATGCTAGGAAGGACTAATGGATTAGTTTTTGAATTGGATGTTGAATTGGTTAAATCTAACACTCCGTTTGGCGTATTATTTCCTATGCCAACTTGGGCTATAAGAAAGCTGGAAAATAAAATCCCCCACCATTTGATAAAAGTACGTTTTTTTTTCATAATATATTTTATATTAATAAGTGTATAAAAAGGTATATACAACCTTGTTTCTGGTAGCAAAGGAATATATTTTTATTCCGAAACTAAAGATTATGCACTATACATTTTCACTACATTTACACAACATGTAAATAATTGATTTACAACACATAATATCGTTTGAATTATTTATTTAATATAACTGTAAGGTTTCTGTAGAGGTTGTTTTTATAATAAATAATTTGTATTTTTCAAATGAATATTTATAATCTTTTATACTAATATAGTATTTGAGTTTATCGATATATATTTTGACGTCTATTAGGTTTTTTCGTTTTTTTGATGTTACGTTTTTTCCTTTTAATCAAAAAATAGATTAGAGTAAAAATTCCAATTAGCATCAAAGTGGTTATTAAGTTATGTAGCATTATAAAAAGTTGTTTATGATTGTTATTTGGGTTAAATTATTTTTTACACATAAAAAGATAGAGCAGGCTGACAAACCTGCTCTAATGGATACATGAACTATTTAATCAACTATCATGCACAAGTAGGGGAGTGTTTTATGTAAAATCATTATAAAACTTTCGCCTACTTTATAATCTATAACAAAGAAATATGTTTTTAAAATCAAAAAAAAATATACATCCACATCATAAACACTACATTTTATTA from Flavobacteriaceae bacterium UJ101 encodes:
- a CDS encoding aspartate transaminase (Belongs to the class-I pyridoxal-phosphate-dependent aminotransferase family.; KEGG: nhl:Nhal_3183 aspartate aminotransferase) — its product is MYRKVEESQTLLINHQSKLMEENNQTVYKFGFGQSPFLPPDYVINELKKQAHRKEYTSVQGLLSLREAISDFHRKANKIESKADNIFIAPGSKILLYSILACFEKADIILPQPSWVSYEPQTKLLNHNPIRLKSSFKNRWRVTPEIIREAFKTKKYKETIMILNYPGNPDGLSYTKEEIKEIASVAKELDIVIIADEIYGLLTCDNHDSFANYYPEKTITTTGLSKWCGAGGWRLGVAILSEGMATETFKKTLVGVGSETYSCAPTPIQLAAIKAYEDYHKIEPYILEQRAILKQVGTYCFQELKESRIQLYKPEGGFYLFPDFSNFKEKLSQRGIHTSNDLCETLLKEAQVALLPGSAFGVSEEELVARLAYVDLEDPLKINESFVLEKHAPRIIEGIQRIKKWLLEL
- a CDS encoding chitinase (KEGG: ctp:CTRG_05827 chitinase); translation: MKKKRTFIKWWGILFSSFLIAQVGIGNNTPNGVLDLTNSTSNSKTNPLVLPSMSGTNAEDHVVNPKSGKKVVAGSIFYDLTEKCLKVYDGTTWNCISVIPPIISTLDCASKTITGNLTESTAASGVSFKVPYTGGNGSSYSAQTISSTGVTGLTASLASGNFNSGNGNLTFTISGTPSTSGSANFNITVGGKSCTVSIPVSVAPTFALDCSNITVPNNVKANEQISGFVRIPYSNATSITYPVKSYTPLAASTSKGTLFLYHATGTLNKNGTFSVEIGGTPDKAGNAFFEIEIGGETCLINVPVSGPTAASVTTLNCSGRTTTGTLTESTTASSVSFNIPYTGGNGGAYNAQTIKSTGVTGLTASLTAGNIKSGNGSLTFTISGTPSASGNASFAISVGGKNCTVTIPVNQLTASVTNLNCSSRTLTGSLTEGTSSSGVSFKVPYVGGNGGTYNAQTISSTEVTGLTASLTAGNVNSGNGNLTFTISGTPSGSGNANFKINIGGKSCSVSIPVTSSISLNCSKIINIVDLTEGVKDDTSSFTIPYTGGNGKTYKAQTVNSTSVTGLTASLKAGTFSSGNGNLTFTISGTPNAAGNAIFNINIEGKTCSVSLPVKSKSIRGLYVGNAKNFNYNTPMRSLMSDEEKAQYPVSNTKTSLLSFWGGKAEFAIAARYHTKLASVTDPTKYVYSSYRFTGKIDKYKLTLRDTSHNLNDYGISVTNTTPGRPIDEAKLTITVSNYTKFKNKVGLNGEIILSGKINQYDDSSGIARETETTVYIRLEEVHFRP